From Aquificota bacterium, one genomic window encodes:
- a CDS encoding capsule assembly Wzi family protein has protein sequence MKKLLSIIFLLLLIFKNTNAYENLFIPLDMFNEYRKIDLGINQRYTTTGIKPYTCEKSSVVYSQLSNFCKDISIFSSTDFKLYYTNNKNAFSIIPEEEGIKLEKGINNILQINGGLNVKDRFSFYYETRLIQTEKDSYSTVHRATFSLFFNNLIITTGKDNIKVGPSKYGNLFSSTNPPFYQINLRNNKPYEFFGLLDFILMYGYLKEDRKDHSNPNLVFARLDYKPSRFLEIGINRAVLFGGEGRPSYKIYEYPKVFYGSEETTGGRFDNDSYLGYDIKIDFPFKSFDIFQIYYENNATDVESPLKKGDPKKIHFPLIIFKFHDNAETIGLKLKRKDIYLNLEYTSTGKSMYINHNYPQEGLSYKGFILGYPYGRSIEHIFLEFGKVNNDSHALFEIGYLRQPVDISTNLRMKDYYFKLTFGKNFQKFSTNVYTKIDYFKNLNIADRTNDFKIINENKVVYTLGISLNYKF, from the coding sequence ATGAAAAAATTGTTATCTATAATTTTTTTATTACTTTTAATTTTCAAAAATACAAACGCTTACGAAAACTTATTTATACCTCTTGATATGTTTAATGAATATAGAAAAATAGATTTAGGTATAAATCAACGTTATACAACTACAGGGATAAAACCTTATACTTGCGAGAAAAGTAGCGTTGTATATAGTCAATTATCTAATTTCTGTAAAGATATATCTATTTTTAGTAGCACAGATTTTAAACTTTACTACACGAATAATAAAAATGCGTTTTCTATCATACCAGAGGAAGAAGGTATAAAATTAGAAAAAGGTATAAATAATATTTTACAAATAAATGGTGGGTTAAATGTCAAAGATAGGTTTTCTTTTTACTACGAGACAAGATTAATTCAAACAGAAAAGGATTCTTACTCAACTGTACATAGAGCTACTTTTTCCTTATTTTTCAATAACTTAATAATAACAACAGGTAAAGATAACATCAAAGTAGGACCTTCAAAGTATGGAAATCTTTTTTCTTCTACAAATCCTCCTTTCTATCAAATCAATTTAAGAAATAACAAACCTTATGAATTTTTTGGGCTTTTAGATTTTATATTAATGTATGGATACTTAAAAGAAGATAGAAAAGACCACTCCAACCCTAATTTAGTGTTTGCTAGATTAGATTATAAACCAAGCAGATTTTTAGAAATAGGTATCAACAGAGCTGTATTGTTTGGTGGTGAAGGAAGGCCATCGTATAAGATATACGAGTATCCAAAAGTATTCTATGGTAGTGAAGAAACAACAGGTGGTAGATTTGATAATGATTCCTATCTAGGTTACGATATAAAAATAGATTTTCCTTTTAAAAGTTTTGATATATTTCAAATATATTACGAAAACAATGCCACAGACGTAGAATCTCCTCTTAAAAAAGGAGATCCTAAAAAAATCCATTTCCCTCTTATAATTTTTAAATTTCATGATAATGCAGAAACAATAGGCTTAAAGTTAAAAAGAAAAGACATTTATCTTAACTTAGAATATACAAGCACAGGTAAGAGTATGTATATAAACCATAACTATCCACAAGAAGGTTTATCTTATAAAGGTTTTATTCTAGGCTATCCTTATGGTAGAAGTATAGAGCATATATTTTTAGAATTTGGAAAAGTAAATAATGATTCCCACGCTTTATTTGAAATAGGTTACTTGAGACAACCTGTAGATATATCTACGAATTTAAGGATGAAAGACTACTATTTTAAACTCACATTTGGAAAAAATTTTCAAAAATTTTCTACGAATGTATATACAAAAATTGACTATTTTAAGAATCTAAATATAGCTGATAGAACAAATGATTTTAAAATTATAAATGAAAATAAAGTTGTTTATACACTCGGCATTAGCTTAAATTATAAATTCTAA
- a CDS encoding glycosyltransferase, translating into MTIFNLLIILISNILINTFIIFFSKRLDLFITDHLHEGPQRFHENPTPRIGGFGIFVALSVGLLLYNPKFWIYIIVSLPVFLSGFIEYLTRSLHPKMRLILMSVGATAAFFILDVKITKVDVPLIDPILSISLISFLFTVFALVGLSNAINIIDGFNGLASGVSIMILLAITYVANNVGDFLVRDLSIMTIFALLGFFILNFPFGKIFLGDGGAYFIGFWIGVLVVLLVKNNPSVSPWFALAVNFYPVYDVLFSIYRRKFIQEKSAFDPDALHLHTIIYRIFISRKFNIQNKVLQNSLTSIFLWILNLFAVVPAVVFYSNTLYLVVVCFIFAVIYNLTYKKLIHTKAGPFLK; encoded by the coding sequence ATGACTATATTTAATTTGTTAATAATACTTATCTCAAACATACTTATAAACACTTTTATTATATTTTTCTCTAAAAGGTTAGATCTCTTTATTACAGACCATCTACATGAAGGACCACAGAGGTTTCATGAAAATCCTACTCCAAGAATAGGAGGATTTGGTATCTTTGTTGCCTTAAGTGTTGGACTGTTGCTTTATAATCCTAAGTTTTGGATTTATATTATTGTATCTCTACCTGTTTTTCTCTCCGGATTTATAGAATATTTAACACGATCTCTACATCCAAAAATGAGACTTATACTTATGTCAGTTGGTGCAACTGCGGCTTTCTTTATCTTAGATGTAAAAATCACAAAAGTTGATGTCCCATTGATAGATCCAATTTTATCAATAAGTTTAATATCATTTTTATTTACTGTCTTTGCACTTGTGGGACTGTCTAACGCAATAAACATTATAGATGGTTTTAATGGTCTTGCATCTGGTGTTAGTATTATGATTCTATTAGCTATAACATACGTAGCAAACAATGTAGGAGACTTTTTAGTTAGAGACCTTTCTATAATGACAATTTTTGCATTACTTGGATTTTTTATTTTAAACTTTCCCTTTGGCAAGATTTTTTTAGGAGATGGGGGAGCTTACTTTATAGGTTTTTGGATAGGTGTTTTAGTAGTACTTCTTGTTAAAAATAACCCATCTGTTTCTCCTTGGTTTGCCTTGGCTGTTAACTTTTATCCTGTTTACGATGTTTTGTTTTCAATATACAGAAGAAAATTTATTCAAGAAAAATCTGCTTTTGACCCAGATGCATTACATTTACATACCATTATCTACAGGATATTCATCTCAAGAAAGTTTAACATTCAAAACAAAGTTTTACAAAATTCCCTAACTTCTATTTTCCTTTGGATTTTAAACCTTTTTGCAGTTGTCCCAGCTGTAGTGTTTTACAGTAATACCTTATATTTGGTTGTTGTTTGTTTTATCTTTGCTGTGATTTATAATTTAACGTATAAAAAATTAATACACACAAAAGCAGGACCATTTTTGAAATAG
- a CDS encoding glycosyltransferase, giving the protein MKILHLGKLCPSNEGGIEVFSYDLLEYLNSKGVKADLLCFGSETKKDKYKGFNYFSCKMDIKLNSAPISIDYIRKFREITNDYDIIHIHSPNPLAEMFSLLVPKNKKVISHWHSDIIKQKITYQFYKPIQQAFLKRADKIICTSPQYLETSKQLKNFKEKAVVVPLGLNIERLNTKDNDLKYENIKDKLNGKKVVLSIGRFVEYKGFEYLVESAKYFKENTILVIVGTGPLFGKIEEMIKRENLNDKVILTGKVKNINSFLSKCDVFCLPSISRNEAFGLVLVEALYFGKPLITTDVYGSGMNYVNQNGITGFVVPPRNPIALAEAINKILGDANLYNNFSQNAKERFKEFEISNIGNRIIDLYKEILNRPYAE; this is encoded by the coding sequence ATGAAGATATTACATTTAGGTAAACTTTGCCCATCAAATGAAGGTGGAATTGAAGTATTTTCTTATGATCTGCTTGAATATTTAAATTCAAAAGGCGTAAAAGCTGATTTGTTATGTTTTGGTAGTGAAACAAAAAAAGATAAATACAAAGGATTCAATTATTTTTCTTGTAAAATGGATATAAAATTAAATTCAGCTCCTATCTCCATTGATTATATAAGAAAATTTAGAGAAATTACAAACGATTATGATATAATTCATATTCATTCTCCTAACCCATTAGCAGAGATGTTTTCTTTGCTTGTTCCAAAAAACAAAAAAGTTATTTCACATTGGCATTCTGATATTATAAAGCAAAAAATAACTTACCAATTTTATAAACCTATCCAACAAGCTTTTCTTAAAAGAGCAGATAAAATAATTTGTACATCTCCACAATATTTAGAAACATCAAAACAATTAAAAAATTTTAAGGAAAAAGCCGTAGTAGTGCCATTAGGATTAAATATTGAAAGATTAAATACAAAAGATAATGATTTAAAGTACGAAAATATAAAAGATAAATTAAATGGGAAAAAAGTAGTTTTATCTATTGGAAGGTTTGTAGAATATAAAGGTTTTGAATATCTTGTAGAGTCTGCAAAATATTTTAAAGAAAATACAATTTTAGTAATAGTAGGTACTGGACCGTTATTTGGTAAAATAGAAGAAATGATTAAGAGAGAAAATTTAAATGATAAAGTTATTTTAACTGGTAAAGTTAAGAATATAAATAGCTTCTTATCAAAATGTGATGTTTTCTGCCTGCCATCTATTTCAAGGAATGAAGCTTTTGGTTTAGTTTTAGTTGAGGCTTTGTATTTTGGTAAACCTCTTATAACAACTGACGTTTATGGTTCAGGTATGAATTATGTAAATCAAAATGGTATTACAGGGTTTGTAGTTCCACCAAGAAACCCAATAGCATTAGCTGAAGCAATAAATAAGATATTAGGTGATGCTAATCTATATAATAATTTTAGTCAAAATGCTAAGGAAAGGTTTAAAGAATTTGAAATATCAAATATAGGGAATAGAATCATAGATTTATATAAGGAGATACTAAATAGACCATACGCCGAGTGA
- a CDS encoding glycosyltransferase family 4 protein — translation MPLYIPKNTIVTIHDLIPLTEYWDRSLLKKQIFKFYLYRAIKHSQKIIAISQVTRNDLVKYFPETEKKIDIIYEYIDDKFLNKKESKRVIKESYILFVGNRKRHKNLKNLVLAFDKIKEEIGVKLVIAGAKDKNINQKDEINLLVDKLNLKDYVIEIIKPDDETLINLYKYAELFVFPSLYEGFGLPPLEAIACGCPVIASNIPILKEILGEEIACFDPYDPDNIAKEIKNALLNDSKKRKLLEIGEKRLKIFDKDKIIQQYINLFKEVIR, via the coding sequence TTGCCTTTATATATACCTAAGAATACAATAGTAACAATTCATGACTTAATACCTTTGACTGAATATTGGGATAGAAGTTTATTAAAAAAACAGATATTTAAATTTTATTTATATAGAGCTATAAAACACTCACAAAAAATTATAGCAATTTCTCAAGTAACAAGAAATGATTTAGTAAAGTATTTTCCAGAGACTGAGAAGAAAATTGATATAATTTATGAATACATAGATGACAAATTTTTGAATAAAAAAGAATCAAAAAGAGTAATTAAAGAATCTTACATTTTATTTGTAGGAAATAGGAAAAGGCATAAAAATTTAAAAAATTTAGTATTGGCTTTTGATAAAATAAAAGAAGAAATAGGTGTTAAACTGGTCATAGCTGGCGCAAAAGATAAAAATATTAATCAAAAGGATGAGATCAATTTATTAGTAGATAAACTAAACTTGAAAGATTATGTAATAGAAATTATCAAACCCGATGATGAAACTTTAATAAATTTGTATAAATATGCGGAATTATTTGTATTTCCGTCTCTTTATGAAGGTTTTGGTTTACCACCTTTGGAAGCAATTGCTTGTGGTTGCCCTGTTATTGCTTCAAACATACCAATTTTAAAAGAGATTTTAGGTGAAGAAATAGCTTGTTTTGACCCTTATGACCCTGACAATATTGCAAAGGAAATAAAAAATGCTCTATTAAATGATTCTAAAAAGAGGAAACTTCTTGAAATAGGAGAAAAAAGATTAAAAATTTTTGATAAAGATAAAATAATCCAGCAATACATAAACCTTTTTAAAGAGGTTATTAGATGA
- a CDS encoding mannose-1-phosphate guanylyltransferase produces MKAVILAGGSGTRLFPLSRKNYPKQFLKIGSNKSLFQNTVLRLSPISKDPIIITNKEYKFHVINQLKEIGITNYHLIEEPVGRNTAPAIALALKFAIEQLDLPEDEVLGIFPSDHLIEPTDLFVDYVKKAEKVAKDYLITFGIKPTKPETGYGYIESGEKINDYTYKVVKFHEKPSLEKAQSYIQKGNYYWNSGMFAFTISNILQELKKHSLDIYQLFQENSYQSLLENFQNMPDISIDYAIMEKTGKAAVIPLDLKWSDLGSWDSVYQTLDKDQNQNVKEGKVVDIDTKNSVIISNKLIISTYLSLTSSIFSKNVSGL; encoded by the coding sequence ATGAAAGCTGTTATACTTGCAGGTGGAAGTGGGACGAGGTTGTTTCCCTTATCAAGAAAAAATTACCCAAAACAGTTTTTAAAAATAGGAAGCAATAAATCCTTATTTCAAAATACAGTTTTAAGATTATCTCCAATCTCAAAAGATCCAATCATAATTACAAATAAAGAGTATAAATTCCACGTTATAAATCAACTTAAAGAAATAGGAATAACCAACTACCATCTAATAGAGGAACCAGTTGGTAGAAATACAGCTCCTGCTATTGCTTTAGCCCTAAAGTTTGCAATAGAGCAGTTAGATCTTCCAGAAGACGAGGTTTTAGGTATATTCCCTTCAGACCACCTTATAGAACCAACTGACCTTTTTGTAGATTATGTAAAAAAAGCAGAAAAAGTAGCAAAAGATTACCTTATAACCTTTGGAATAAAACCAACAAAACCAGAAACAGGATACGGCTACATAGAGTCAGGAGAAAAAATTAACGATTACACATACAAAGTAGTAAAATTCCACGAAAAACCTTCATTAGAAAAAGCCCAATCCTACATACAAAAAGGAAACTACTACTGGAACAGTGGGATGTTTGCCTTTACTATCTCAAATATCCTTCAAGAACTAAAAAAACACAGCCTAGACATATATCAACTTTTCCAAGAAAACTCCTACCAATCCTTACTTGAAAACTTTCAAAATATGCCAGATATATCCATAGATTATGCCATAATGGAAAAAACAGGCAAAGCAGCTGTCATACCTCTTGACCTAAAATGGTCTGACCTTGGGTCATGGGATAGCGTTTATCAAACCTTAGACAAAGACCAAAACCAAAACGTAAAAGAAGGAAAAGTAGTAGACATAGATACAAAAAACTCTGTAATAATTTCAAACAAATTAATCATCTCAACATACTTATCTCTAACATCATCTATCTTTTCAAAAAACGTGTCTGGATTGTAA
- a CDS encoding EpsG family protein has product MEKNADIHLKHKNLVELIKVFIFIATSFILIILPVFLPLGFSPDSMNYYATIDLPVSQYNFLSFEPFYWLIVYINQLLFNASWTSFSLIFSGIYVILSVCLIKKYSISPIISFIIFILLFYPNFGLIQIRNGVSIAFVWWALFDLLANKKLKFIIKIIIATLFHYSSIVFLLVLLLDKEHINKKFYFLLPLIGFLLGQYVFNVEFYQFIINYLPNFLKFKAQGYLDLVIYGPSEHKLNRINLLNMYSLFNIMVYYLGLMIGSNKNDRYFIILEKMLAFAIFSFFSFKSVPVFSFRISNDFYTFIVFLIPYILKNFKKEEKYLVYYSLILILILLSWNIYIRHGLFDFSLL; this is encoded by the coding sequence ATGGAAAAGAATGCGGATATACATCTCAAGCATAAAAATCTTGTGGAATTAATTAAAGTATTTATTTTTATTGCTACATCATTTATCTTAATTATACTTCCAGTTTTTTTACCATTGGGATTTAGTCCTGACAGTATGAACTATTATGCAACCATTGATCTTCCTGTGAGTCAATATAATTTTCTATCCTTCGAACCTTTTTATTGGTTAATTGTATACATTAATCAACTGCTATTTAATGCAAGTTGGACATCATTTTCTCTAATTTTTAGTGGAATTTACGTGATTTTAAGTGTATGTCTAATAAAAAAATATTCCATTTCCCCTATTATAAGTTTTATAATCTTTATCTTATTGTTTTATCCAAACTTCGGATTAATTCAAATAAGAAATGGTGTATCCATAGCATTTGTGTGGTGGGCATTATTTGATTTGCTTGCAAATAAAAAGTTGAAATTTATAATAAAAATCATAATTGCTACTTTATTCCATTATTCCTCCATAGTTTTTCTATTGGTATTGTTGCTTGATAAAGAGCATATTAATAAAAAGTTTTACTTTTTATTGCCTTTAATTGGATTTTTGTTAGGGCAGTATGTTTTTAACGTTGAATTTTATCAATTTATTATAAATTATTTGCCCAATTTTTTAAAATTTAAAGCACAAGGATACTTGGATCTTGTAATATATGGTCCTTCGGAACATAAATTAAATCGAATTAATTTACTTAACATGTATTCTTTGTTTAACATAATGGTTTATTATTTAGGTTTAATGATTGGTTCAAACAAAAACGATCGGTATTTTATAATTCTTGAAAAAATGTTAGCGTTTGCGATATTTTCGTTTTTTTCTTTTAAGAGTGTACCTGTGTTTTCATTTAGAATTTCTAATGATTTTTATACATTTATAGTATTTTTAATTCCGTATATTCTAAAGAATTTCAAAAAAGAAGAAAAATATTTAGTTTATTATTCGTTGATCTTAATATTGATTCTACTCTCTTGGAATATTTACATAAGGCATGGTCTCTTTGATTTTTCTTTGCTATAA
- a CDS encoding glycosyltransferase has product MSVFVVTVTYGNRFHLLKQVIDSALLEGVSKIIVVDNNSAPESRERLKAYEEELGNEKIKVLYLDENYGSAGGYKIGLEEAYKDPNCEFIWLLDDDNYPMNGSLKNLLDFWHSLKIENKEEKIALLSYRFKKEQLAREAMIRNKPELILGLKNSFLGFHIKELHRKIYRYLRRRFKLKGNIVEKESDKKFGIVPVAPYGGLFIHKNILNKIGYPNEDFYLYADDHEWSYRITRTGGKIYLILDSKIDDLELSWHVSKSAKETAFSIISKGNHYRVYYSVRNRVFFEINNLVDNKMIYWINIFVYLLLISFSSTKNIKLLIKAVKDGYRGKLGKVEVLK; this is encoded by the coding sequence GTGAGTGTTTTTGTGGTAACAGTTACTTACGGAAATAGGTTCCATCTTTTAAAGCAAGTTATAGATTCTGCTTTACTGGAAGGTGTTTCAAAAATTATTGTAGTGGATAACAATTCTGCGCCAGAAAGTAGGGAAAGGCTAAAAGCCTATGAAGAAGAGCTTGGAAATGAGAAAATAAAGGTGCTTTATCTTGATGAGAATTATGGCTCAGCCGGTGGCTACAAGATAGGACTTGAAGAAGCATACAAAGATCCAAACTGTGAATTCATTTGGCTTTTGGACGATGATAACTATCCTATGAATGGTTCTTTAAAAAATTTATTGGATTTTTGGCATTCTTTAAAAATTGAAAATAAAGAAGAAAAAATTGCATTACTATCTTACCGATTCAAGAAAGAACAATTAGCAAGAGAGGCAATGATACGCAACAAGCCTGAATTGATTTTGGGGCTTAAAAATAGCTTTTTAGGGTTTCATATAAAAGAACTTCATAGAAAAATTTATAGATATTTGAGAAGAAGATTTAAATTAAAAGGTAATATAGTAGAAAAAGAAAGTGATAAGAAATTTGGAATCGTGCCTGTTGCACCTTATGGAGGTTTATTTATTCACAAAAATATACTGAATAAGATTGGTTATCCAAATGAAGATTTCTATCTTTATGCAGATGATCATGAATGGTCCTATAGAATAACACGAACGGGCGGGAAAATATATTTAATATTAGACAGCAAAATAGACGATTTAGAACTTTCATGGCATGTTTCTAAAAGTGCTAAGGAAACAGCGTTTTCTATAATATCAAAAGGCAATCACTATAGGGTTTATTATAGTGTTAGAAATAGAGTGTTTTTTGAAATTAACAACTTAGTAGACAACAAAATGATTTATTGGATTAATATATTTGTATACCTGCTTTTGATAAGTTTTTCAAGCACAAAAAATATAAAATTACTCATAAAAGCGGTAAAAGATGGCTATAGAGGGAAATTAGGGAAGGTGGAAGTGCTAAAATGA
- a CDS encoding FAD-dependent oxidoreductase: protein MTGLAAGVVSKLPVFEAEEFPGGICSSYYIRPGDNRRFHTTPEDGKAYRFEIGGGHWIFGGDTLVLRFIRSITPVKSYERKSAVYFPDNELFVPYPIQNHLRYLGQKVASKVLSEIVEAVNTKHTARTMADWLRANFGQTLYELFFEPFHELYTAGLFREIAPQDAYKTPVNLSLVIQGAFDSVPQVGYNTTFIYPKEGLNTLALRMAERCDIRYKKRVVKIDVQSREIYFEDGSSQKYDELICTLPLNKVIEMTGLNVGERPDPATSVLVVNIGAIKGPKCPSEHWVYIPKSKAGFHRVGFYSNVDSSFLPSSNQNQGERVSIYVEKAYRYGNKPEKSEIEQVCQEIVKELQDWGWIKEVEVVDPTWIDVAYTWSWPGSKWREKALKMLEEYGIHMVGRYAQWVFQGIAESIRNGLVAGGVYAGGR from the coding sequence ATGACTGGGCTTGCGGCAGGAGTTGTTTCAAAGCTTCCTGTATTTGAAGCAGAAGAGTTTCCAGGTGGTATATGCTCTTCTTACTACATTCGTCCAGGAGATAATAGGCGTTTTCACACCACCCCAGAGGATGGTAAAGCTTATCGTTTTGAAATTGGAGGAGGTCATTGGATCTTTGGAGGAGACACACTGGTTCTTCGTTTTATCCGTTCTATAACTCCTGTGAAGTCCTATGAACGCAAATCTGCAGTTTACTTTCCAGATAATGAACTCTTTGTCCCTTATCCTATTCAAAACCACCTGCGGTATTTAGGGCAAAAAGTAGCTTCAAAAGTTCTTAGTGAAATTGTAGAAGCAGTTAACACTAAGCATACCGCAAGAACTATGGCAGATTGGTTAAGGGCTAATTTTGGTCAAACTTTGTATGAACTTTTCTTTGAACCTTTTCATGAGCTTTATACTGCCGGGCTTTTTAGAGAAATTGCTCCGCAGGATGCTTACAAAACACCTGTAAATCTTTCATTGGTAATTCAAGGAGCGTTTGACAGCGTGCCACAGGTAGGCTATAATACTACATTCATTTATCCCAAGGAGGGGCTTAACACTTTAGCACTTCGTATGGCTGAGAGGTGCGATATAAGATATAAAAAACGTGTTGTGAAGATTGATGTTCAAAGCCGTGAGATTTATTTTGAGGATGGAAGTTCACAAAAATATGATGAGCTAATCTGTACTCTTCCATTGAACAAGGTTATAGAAATGACAGGACTTAATGTGGGAGAACGGCCTGACCCAGCCACATCTGTATTGGTGGTAAACATTGGAGCTATTAAAGGGCCAAAGTGTCCCTCTGAGCACTGGGTTTACATTCCAAAAAGCAAAGCTGGTTTTCACAGAGTAGGATTTTATAGCAATGTTGATTCATCTTTCTTACCGTCATCCAACCAAAACCAGGGTGAACGTGTGAGCATTTATGTTGAAAAGGCATACAGGTATGGAAATAAGCCTGAGAAATCAGAAATTGAGCAGGTTTGCCAGGAGATTGTCAAAGAGCTTCAGGATTGGGGTTGGATTAAGGAAGTTGAAGTGGTAGATCCCACATGGATTGATGTGGCATATACTTGGTCTTGGCCGGGTTCTAAATGGCGTGAGAAGGCCTTAAAGATGTTGGAAGAGTATGGTATACATATGGTAGGCCGTTATGCTCAGTGGGTATTTCAAGGGATTGCAGAGTCAATAAGGAACGGATTAGTGGCAGGTGGAGTGTATGCAGGAGGGAGATAG
- a CDS encoding glycosyltransferase family 4 protein, translating into MRILFINVLYAPLIGGGAEITLKNLAEGIHDLGHEVKVLSFWDKDDEEEIIDGIPVYRAKIPNVYLPYGKIRQPFLKRRLWHILDIYNPVSKKIILKQIRDFKPDIISIHNTQGWSCSIWDAVRKSNVPAIQVLHDLYLLCPTNMFKNNVICEKQCLACKLMRLPYKSKSNNIKAVVGVSNFVLDKYLSYGYFNDVPIKKVIYDSRRLDVSITERKTDSKYINFGFIGTLAPNKGIEVLLRAYHKIKKPNYKLFVAGAGKQDYEEYLKSKYKDDSIIFMGRVEPKDFFEKVDVTIVPSIWYENLPGVVYESFAFGIPVIGSNIGGIPEMIINGVNGMLFDPYKEGDLEEKLLKFEGDISDWKNKAEIIKQSAQKFLDYEGWLNQWEELYKLVSLGEIK; encoded by the coding sequence ATGAGAATACTATTTATAAATGTTCTATACGCACCATTAATAGGTGGCGGAGCTGAAATTACTTTAAAAAATTTAGCGGAAGGTATACATGATTTAGGGCACGAAGTAAAAGTTTTGAGTTTTTGGGATAAAGATGATGAAGAAGAGATCATAGACGGAATTCCTGTTTATAGAGCAAAAATTCCTAATGTTTATTTACCATATGGGAAAATTAGACAGCCTTTTTTAAAGAGAAGGCTATGGCATATTTTAGATATTTATAATCCTGTATCCAAGAAGATTATACTTAAACAGATTAGAGATTTTAAACCTGATATTATATCAATTCACAATACTCAAGGTTGGTCTTGTTCTATATGGGATGCTGTACGTAAATCTAATGTGCCAGCCATACAAGTTCTTCATGATTTATATCTCTTATGTCCGACCAATATGTTTAAAAATAATGTCATATGTGAAAAACAGTGTTTAGCTTGTAAACTAATGAGACTTCCTTATAAATCAAAATCTAACAACATAAAAGCTGTTGTTGGAGTGAGTAATTTTGTTCTTGATAAATATTTAAGCTATGGATATTTTAATGATGTGCCTATTAAGAAAGTAATATACGATTCTAGAAGACTGGATGTTTCCATTACTGAAAGAAAGACAGATTCAAAGTACATAAATTTTGGCTTTATAGGCACATTAGCACCGAATAAAGGGATAGAGGTTTTATTGAGAGCCTATCATAAGATTAAAAAGCCAAACTATAAGTTATTTGTAGCTGGTGCTGGCAAACAGGATTATGAAGAATATCTAAAATCAAAGTACAAAGATGATTCAATTATTTTTATGGGGAGAGTGGAACCTAAAGACTTTTTTGAGAAAGTAGATGTTACTATTGTTCCAAGTATTTGGTATGAAAACTTACCTGGAGTAGTTTACGAGTCTTTTGCTTTTGGAATTCCTGTAATTGGAAGCAACATAGGTGGTATACCTGAAATGATTATTAACGGAGTAAACGGTATGCTTTTTGACCCTTATAAAGAAGGAGATTTAGAGGAAAAATTGCTAAAGTTTGAAGGCGACATTTCAGATTGGAAGAATAAAGCTGAAATTATAAAACAAAGTGCTCAAAAATTTTTGGACTATGAAGGATGGTTAAATCAGTGGGAAGAGTTGTATAAATTGGTTTCACTGGGAGAGATCAAATGA